A region from the Triticum urartu cultivar G1812 chromosome 1, Tu2.1, whole genome shotgun sequence genome encodes:
- the LOC125518739 gene encoding uncharacterized protein LOC125518739, with product MTLRVLAKVTSPHKPKRLMRPSETAVLPFCQSRQNIAVLPTSPEFLHTADFAKITSARALAVKEENKGWKMASEEDAEAGKSIEQEFLTHATPSGFAPHQFEGFRTMLLLLLSYLPLRAYMILTQGVGLSDSSSSVDIG from the exons ATGACCCTCCGCGTGCTTGCGAAGGTGACAAGCCCCCACAAGCCCAAGCGCTTGATGCGCCCAAGCGAAACGGCAG TCttgccgttctgccaaagtcgtCAGAATATTGCCGTTCTGCCAACCTCGCCGGAATTTCTCCATACTGCTGACTTCGCCAAAATTACGTCCGCCCGTGCTCTAG CTGTTAAAGAGGAGAATAAAGGATGGAAGATGGCATCAGAGGAGGATGCTGAAGCTGGTAAATCAATTGAGCAAGAGTTCCTCACTCAT GCTACACCTTCAGGATTTGCGCCGCACCAGTTCGAGGGCTTCAGAACcatgctgttgttgttgttgtcctatTTGCCATTGCGCGCATATATGATTCTGACTCAGGGAGTAGGACTCTCTGACTCTAGCTCCTCTGTCGATATAG GTTGA